From a region of the Pontibacillus yanchengensis genome:
- the nuoI gene encoding NADH-quinone oxidoreductase subunit NuoI: protein MKGIGKGLAYTLKNMSKKQMTYAYPEEPIPMPDRFRGIQKFYPEKCIVCNQCSNICPTDCIELTGKKHPDPTVKKKIIDTYDINFEICILCDLCTEVCPTEAIIMTNNFELAEYSRDELFKNLEWLDENEENIREENKA from the coding sequence ATGAAAGGAATAGGAAAAGGGCTAGCTTATACGTTGAAAAATATGTCCAAAAAGCAAATGACATACGCGTATCCAGAAGAGCCAATACCAATGCCTGACCGATTTCGTGGCATCCAAAAGTTTTATCCCGAAAAGTGTATAGTTTGTAATCAGTGCTCCAATATTTGTCCTACCGATTGTATTGAATTAACAGGCAAAAAACACCCTGATCCCACAGTTAAAAAGAAAATCATTGATACGTATGACATTAATTTTGAAATTTGCATTCTTTGTGACCTGTGTACAGAGGTATGTCCAACCGAAGCGATTATCATGACCAACAATTTCGAGCTTGCGGAGTATTCACGGGATGAGCTGTTTAAAAACCTCGAATGGTTGGATGAAAATGAGGAGAACATTCGAGAGGAGAACAAGGCATGA
- a CDS encoding NADH-quinone oxidoreductase subunit J — translation MSGEVMMFLVLATIAIFGALVMLNASKVIHMLLALVLTFLSIAGLYVMLSAEFVAVVQVLIYSGAISIMMIFGIMLTKHHDEAQERKYRSSQRGWLVGVAMVLFFGIMYALIEGVNFGGTALDLHVENTKQIGLSLYAHYVIPFELVSIVLLVAFIGAILLAKREEDTE, via the coding sequence ATGAGTGGGGAAGTAATGATGTTTCTTGTCCTTGCTACCATCGCTATTTTCGGCGCGTTGGTTATGTTGAATGCTAGTAAAGTCATTCATATGCTGTTAGCTCTGGTATTGACCTTTTTAAGCATAGCAGGACTTTACGTCATGCTATCTGCTGAGTTTGTTGCGGTTGTTCAGGTGTTGATTTATTCAGGTGCGATATCTATCATGATGATCTTTGGCATCATGCTGACCAAACACCATGATGAAGCACAAGAACGGAAATATCGTTCTTCCCAAAGAGGATGGCTTGTTGGCGTAGCTATGGTACTCTTTTTTGGCATCATGTATGCCTTGATTGAAGGCGTAAACTTTGGTGGAACCGCTCTAGACCTTCACGTAGAGAATACAAAACAAATCGGTCTTAGCCTGTATGCTCACTATGTCATTCCATTCGAACTTGTATCCATTGTATTGTTGGTTGCCTTTATTGGTGCAATTCTCCTGGCCAAACGAGAGGAGGATACAGAATGA